The following are encoded together in the Candida orthopsilosis Co 90-125, chromosome 5 draft sequence genome:
- a CDS encoding Mak3 protein (S. cerevisiae homolog MAK3 has alpha-N-acetyltransferase activity, has role in N-terminal protein amino acid acetylation and localizes to NatC complex), translated as MAVPLATIDGFPYCQFDIKNQDEFKRVSELISTHLSEPYSIYVYWYFLNNWPQYCFIVKHENHIIGVIISKLEPHRGVRMRGYIGMLVIDPNYRKKGIASNLVKLTIDKMIKDNADEIMLETEVINNGALRLYESLGFLRTKRLYRYYLNTHDAYRLILPLSYKSHTRIAFLPAVQS; from the coding sequence ATGGCAGTTCCACTAGCGACCATTGACGGATTTCCATATTGTCAATTCGATATCAAAAACCAAGATGAATTCAAACGTGTTTctgaattgatttcaactCACTTGTCTGAACCATATTCAATCTATGTTTATTGGTATTTTTTGAACAACTGGCCACAATATTGCTTCATTGTCAAGCATGAAAATCATATAATTGGTGTCATAATATCTAAGCTTGAACCACATCGGGGAGTCCGAATGAGGGGGTACATTGGTATGTTGGTGATTGACCCCAATTATAGAAAAAAAGGCATCGCTAGTAACTTGGTGAAATTGACTATTGACAAAATGATCAAGGACAATGCCGATGAGATTATGTTAGAAACAGAGGTAATAAACAATGGTGCATTGAGGTTGTATGAAAGTTTGGGTTTTCTACGAACGAAAAGGTTATACCGTTATTATTTGAACACACATGATGCGTATAGACTTATCCTACCGTTAAGCTACAAGTCACACACAAGAATCGCGTTCCTACCAGCTGTTCAGCTGTGA
- a CDS encoding Fba1 fructose-bisphosphate aldolase, translating to MAPPAVLKKSGVIYGKDVKDLFDYAQEKGFAIPAINVTSSSTVVAALEAARDNKAPIILQTSQGGAAYFAGKGVDNKNQEASIAGSIAAAHYIRAISPIYGIPVVLHTDHCAKKLLPWFDGMLKADEEFFAEHGTPLFSSHMLDLSEESDEENIGTCAKYFEKMAKMGQWLEMEIGITGGEEDGVNNEHVQKESLYTLPETVFKVYESLSKISPNFSIAAAFGNVHGVYKPGNVQLKPEILGEHQEYAKKQIGTDNRHPLYLVFHGGSGSSQQEFDTAIKNGVVKVNLDTDCQYAYLEGIRDYVLKKQDYLKTPVGNPEGEDKPNKKYFDPRVWVREGEKTMSKRITEALEIFHAKDQL from the coding sequence ATGGCCCCTCCAGCAGTATTAAAGAAATCCGGTGTCATCTATGGTAAAGATGTCAAAGACTTATTTGACTATGCTCAAGAAAAAGGTTTTGCTATCCCAGCTATCAACGTTACCTCATCGTcaactgttgttgctgctttAGAAGCTGCTAGAGACAACAAAGCTCCAATCATCTTGCAAACTTCTCAAGGTGGTGCTGCTTACTTTGCTGGTAAAGGCGTTGACAACAAAAACCAAGAAGCTTCCATTGCTGGTTCAATTGCCGCTGCCCACTACATCAGAGCCATCTCTCCAATCTACGGTATTCCAGTTGTTTTGCACACTGATCACTGTGCTAAGAAATTGTTGCCATGGTTTGACGGTATGTTGAAGGCTGATGAAGAATTCTTTGCTGAACACGGTACCCCATTGTTCTCATCCCATATGTTGGATCTTTCTGAAGAATCCGATGAGGAAAATATTGGTACTTGTGCTAAATACTTTGAAAAGATGGCCAAAATGGGCCAATGGTTAGAAATGGAAATCGGTATCACTGGTGGTGAGGAAGATGGTGTCAACAACGAACACGTCCAAAAAGAATCATTGTACACCTTACCAGAAACTGTTTTCAAGGTTTACGAATCATTGTCAAAGATTTCACCAAACTTTTCTATTGCCGCTGCTTTCGGTAACGTCCATGGTGTTTACAAACCAGGTaatgttcaattgaaaccagAAATCTTGGGTGAACATCAAGAATATGCCAAGAAGCAAATCGGTACTGACAACAGGCATCCATTGTATTTGGTCTTCCACGGTGGTTCTGGTTCTTCTCAACAAGAATTCGATACCGCTATCAAGAACGGTGTTGTCAAGGTCAACTTGGACACTGACTGTCAATATGCTTACTTAGAAGGTATCAGGGATTACGTCTTAAAGAAGCAAGATTACTTGAAGACTCCAGTTGGTAACCCAGAAGGTGAGGACAAACCAAACAAGAAATACTTTGACCCAAGAGTCTGGGTTAGAGAAGGTGAAAAGACTATGTCCAAGAGAATCACCGAAGCTTTGGAAATCTTCCACGCCAAGGACCAATTGTAA
- a CDS encoding Tim12 protein (S. cerevisiae homolog TIM12 has phospholipid binding, protein channel activity, has role protein import into mitochondrial inner membrane and localizes to mitochondrial inner membrane protein complex) — MSVFLGSSSQYSYASVDPEKIKLAEIQFQAMAHTFNKLLRRCEAKCLVHEYGEGELTKGESECIDRCVSKYVKANLVVGQHFQNQRLDPFNNMPEYKKVQSILNGRI; from the coding sequence ATGTCAGTCTTTCTTGGTTCCTCCTCACAGTACTCATATGCCTCTGTTGATCCAGAGAAGATCAAATTGGCTGAAATACAATTCCAAGCCATGGCCCATACATTCAATAAGCTATTACGAAGATGTGAAGCAAAATGCCTCGTTCACGAGTATGGAGAAGGTGAATTAACCAAAGGTGAATCGGAATGTATTGACAGATGTGTTTCGAAATACGTAAAAGCTAATCTTGTAGTAGgtcaacattttcaaaatcaaagacTAGATCCATTCAATAACATGCCTGAGTACAAGAAAGTGCAGAGCATACTAAACGGAAGGATATGA
- a CDS encoding Pby1 protein (S. cerevisiae homolog PBY1 localizes to cytoplasmic mRNA processing body), with protein MHILLTNDDGPINDGSCPYMKYLVDEIKVSTDWDLSIVIPDQQRSWIGKAHFAGKPLVSTYIYTKYSTEKPNPDINKYEGPFDQPVSKYSDNKEYQEWCLINSTPAACADIGIHHLYRHTKNKPIDLVVSGPNFGKNSSNLYILASGTVGAAMEAVTHGVKAIALSYAFNSMDHDFNTLKEAAKVSVKLIKKLYDELNHHPEIDLFSINIPLVDSLKLGQTKIEYAPILQNQWGSIYTPRDTLNDKGQIQFDWTPDFKRVYKDGLIDHNHTDSRVLLNEGISVTPLKAAFQSLSTLSGEVNLDEAPNTLSTRKTLLITVPEDVYVYEPLVQAFKALGYNVTSDSKSAPSGTPVFHYGEYEDINLDLINDANYFIPSYIYRKALIRKHYLANTVHQYVVKHPNSILKRTVPENYQLELDYAEFLDDSLDEAYELRDAIDNGDKVWIVKPSMSDKGQGISIFKTVDQLQAIFDAFDNDDDDDNEEEGNTVQKKGNGLILSHLRHFIVQEYIANPLLLSDYDNKKFHLRTYVVCQGNLKVFVYKNILTLFAGETYKQPTATDREIDLNGHLTNTCLQEEEHPLVVPFWKLKGISQINKDKIFKELCEITGELFKAATTVDKLNFQPLDNAIEIFGVDFLVDENYNLFLLEANSYPDFKQTGDDLKDLIYKLFKLVATEVVDPMITKSNNAEVDANLKQVL; from the coding sequence ATGCACATACTTTTAACAAATGATGACGGGCCAATCAATGATGGCTCCTGTCCGTATATGAAATATTTGGTTGACGAAATCAAGGTATCCACCGATTGGGATCTCTCAATTGTCATTCCTGATCAACAGAGATCATGGATAGGGAAAGCACATTTTGCTGGAAAGCCGTTGGTTTCgacatatatatataccaAATATTCAACAGAGAAGCCCAACCCAGATATTAACAAATACGAGGGTCCATTTGACCAACCAGTCAGCAAGTATAGCGACAACAAGGAGTATCAAGAATGGTGTCTCATCAATAGCACACCCGCGGCATGTGCCGATATAGGTATCCACCATTTATACAGACATaccaaaaacaaaccaattgatttggttgttAGCGGTCCAAACTTTGGAAAGAATTCCAGCAATCTTTACATTCTTGCTAGTGGTACTGTTGGTGCAGCAATGGAGGCTGTTACTCATGGCGTAAAAGCTATTGCATTGAGCTATGCGTTCAACAGTATGGATCACGACTTCAATACATTGAAGGAAGCTGCTAAAGTCTCAgtcaaattgattaaaaaattgtatgaCGAGCTTAACCATCACCCAGAAATTGACTTATTTTCGATCAATATTCCATTGGTTGATTCACTCAAACTAGGTCAAACGAAGATTGAGTATGCACCTATATTACAGAATCAATGGGGATCCATATATACTCCACGAGACACTTTAAATGACAAAGGAcagattcaatttgattggaCCCCGGACTTTAAACGCGTTTATAAGGATGGACTTATAGATCACAACCATACAGATAGTAGGGTCTTGTTGAATGAGGGTATAAGCGTCACTCCTTTAAAAGCTGCATTTCAGCTGTTGTCAACTTTGTCGGGTGAAGTAAATCTTGATGAAGCACCGAATACGTTGTCCACCCGTAAGACGTTGTTGATTACAGTTCCGGAAGATGTTTACGTATATGAACCTTTGGTGCAAGCGTTCAAAGCACTTGGATATAATGTGACCTCCGATTCTAAGCTGGCGCCAAGCGGGACTCCAGTATTCCATTATGGAGAATACGAAGACatcaatcttgatttgatcaatgatGCAAATTATTTTATTCCATCCTACATCTATCGTAAGGCATTGATACGGAAACACTATCTCGCGAACACTGTACATCAATATGTCGTCAAACACCCTAATTCAATATTAAAAAGAACTGTACCtgaaaattatcaattagAACTCGATTATGCTGAATTTTTAGATGACTCGCTCGATGAAGCTTATGAGTTAAGGGACGCTATAGATAATGGTGACAAGGTCTGGATTGTAAAGCCAAGTATGAGTGATAAAGGTCAAGGTATTAGTATATTCAAAACAGTGGACCAGTTGCAAGCCATTTTCGATGCATTTGACaacgatgatgacgatgataacgaagaagaaggtaATACTGTACAGAAAAAGGGCAATGGCTTAATCTTATCTCACTTGAGACACTTTATTGTCCAAGAGTATATCGCAAATCCGTTGTTGCTTCTGGATTATGATAATAAGAAGTTCCACTTAAGAACCTACGTTGTTTGTCAAGGGAACTTGAAGGTCTTTGTGTACAAGAACATTTTGACATTGTTCGCGGGAGAGACGTATAAACAACCGACTGCTACCGACagagaaattgatttgaatgggCACTTGACAAATACTTGCTTACAAGAGGAAGAGCACCCCCTAGTGGTtccattttggaaattgaaaggCATCTCACAAATTAATAAGGATAAAATCTTTAAAGAGTTGTGTGAAATAACTGGTGAATTATTCaaagcagcaacaactgTAGACAAGCTAAACTTTCAACCATTGGATAATGCAATTGAGATTTTTGGAGTAGACTTTTTGGTGGATGAAAATTACAATCTATTTTTACTAGAGGCAAATTCGTATCCCGACTTTAAGCAAActggtgatgatttaaaGGATCTTATTTACAAATTATTCAAGCTAGTTGCTACTGAAGTTGTTGACCCCATGATCACAAAGTCAAACAATGCTGAAGTTGATGCTAACTTGAAGCAGGTTCTTTGA
- a CDS encoding Atg11 protein (S. cerevisiae homolog ATG11 has protein complex scaffold and has role in mitochondrion degradation, localization to pre-autophagosomal structure, CVT pathway, piecemeal microautophagy of nucleus, peroxisome) codes for MSDISYLTVYNAHGGSFLKIPKPIRFPTLPDFKNYLSQSFSIDNVDDLFLLSSFGIKINYNLINDISEVFVYDKRLFISDIDRKLLDSYILHSVKDDISPPQQLPLADTRKAYSSDISNRIKLYQAWAREILQISNALESRCSLLIQQINTIFKSLTALFQFATSFTTEVENNFNHHYNYINLISFKTLHKSWTESYKNLQHLHVVKIKDKKFKLVDFLDYESLGRAAAFVAKQLPLITGKFGELNNTAKTMKQDRARVDELIEKARKESIERFKDTNLNEMMETVKSKAQSVAADFSNVQGVLLEQVFNQHKSRTSIELKNAADDLYRYYLSLKAFREQLIRDGPKIYSIIANLQMKTVNLKTEIKSLMEDEIAEKSNTINHQTIQDVKKCEDMLSLTIDMPLLFGFALIEKRRQFEWYDFYSKGVVHNFSEQVTSIGEHERAFREMWNKKVGSFLNYIKDDNFVGVLPNVDITLVGNRDKTQNFLLLQNVEIDRNDIVDYISLLEKSHVSTNFHELLRKNFQDMKQSTNNMKRITKLISSLGSVSELQTDKMGNQTGKESSENFDLDLNVVNGLKSRIKKLESLLHQQQYKNITNWPVFRNGNYSDNRVSMILDSKEPLSAPIVKSDPTKLLQKRTPSKESVSSNQSQFLDSSVVDKHLDNIKLRRANTELTAENEHLLREQGAKDETILQLRQEMEKLKASHAKEVESLEGKLAQHEEEFRLYKLEGKLDSKEFENLEKKLENKDQTITQLKNRISTLEQERTNHEQEMASLSETITILRSELNDANRMKNDLLSNMSSKESEFAQERTTNKNELTRIKSKLDEVNEDYENLMELTQVKQQKHDQIANELNTVVDTLMNKLKLTSESFFETFIEICCILESMGLLLIKEDGIFKIKRVKGLKSKKSTANLEDDVSFVSVAATPTSKVIEDIETSMKWTEEISSSPYLPPDSSSDDNEIANVEKYNEESEKLISRFNNIFGGEKPQFDLFIKLISFKDNIQLADENSSSTGFFLNAISKRFKDVEGFAKRQTKENKLKDQEIRKLASRNKHKISINSFQENDLLLFLPTRDDNVMGNHNESIQPWAAFNVGAPHYFLDTSNLNLNGKEWIIGRVQSIKENKVSPEQIKSLEHNRFQLSLGVTWYMVQVIEDK; via the coding sequence ATGTCTGATATTTCATACTTGACAGTATACAATGCTCATGGGGGATCGTTCCTTAAGATACCGAAACCAATCAGATTTCCTACCCTACCAGATTTCAAGAACTATCTACTGCAGTCATTTTCCATAGACAATGTGGATGATTTATTCCTATTGAGTTCATTCGGCATCAAGATCAATTACAACTTGATTAATGACATCTCTGAGGTGTTTGTATATGATAAACGATTGTTTATATCGGACATTGATCGAAAATTGCTCGATTCGTATATATTACATTCTGTGAAAGACGATATTAGTCCACCACAACAGCTACCATTGGCTGATACTCGCAAGGCATATTCCAGTGATATATCGAATCGAATCAAACTTTATCAAGCATGGGCTAGAGAAATACTACAAATTAGCAATGCACTTGAAAGCCGTTGTCTGTTGCTAATACAGCAGATTAACACCATTTTCAAGTCTTTGACAGCATTATTCCAATTTGCAACGAGCTTCACGACAGAGGTTGAAaataatttcaatcatCACTACAACTACATCAACCTTATTAGTTTCAAAACATTGCATAAATCCTGGACGGAGAGTTACAAAAACCTACAGCATCTCCATGTTGTaaaaatcaaagacaaaaagTTCAAGTTGGTTGACTTTCTTGATTACGAATCTTTAGGTAGAGCAGCGGCGTTTGTGGCGAAACAACTCCCTTTGATCACTGGGAAGTTTGGTGAGTTGAACAATACAGCTAAGACAATGAAGCAAGACAGGGCGAGGGTGGACGAACTTATCGAAAAGGCAAGAAAGGAATCCATAGAGCGATTTAAGGACACAAATTTGAACGAAATGATGGAAACCGTGAAGTCGAAAGCTCAAAGTGTTGCCGctgatttttcaaatgtacAGGGAGTGTTACTTGAACAAGTCTTTAACCAACATAAATCTCGGACCTCAATTGAACTCAAGAATGCCGCTGATGATTTGTATAGGTACTACTTGAGCCTAAAAGCGTTCAGAGAACAGCTCATTAGAGATGGACCAAAAATATATTCCATTATTGCTAACTTACAGATGAAAACCGTCAACCTCAAAACTGAAATAAAGTCTTTGATGGAAGACGAAATTGCAGAGAAatcaaacacaatcaaCCACCAGACAATTCAAGATGTGAAAAAATGTGAGGACATGTTGTCTTTGACTATTGATATGCCATTATTGTTCGGTTTTgctttgattgaaaagagGCGACAATTTGAATGGTATGACTTTTATTCCAAGGGAGTTGTTCACAATTTCAGTGAGCAGGTCACTTCAATTGGAGAACACGAAAGAGCGTTCAGAGAAATGTGGAACAAAAAAGTGGGGTCTTTTCTCAATTACATCAAAGATGACAACTTTGTGGGTGTATTACCGAACGTTGACATAACCCTTGTAGGGAACCGAGACAAGACTCAAAACTTTTtacttttgcaaaatgtCGAAATAGACAGGAATGATATCGTGGATTATATATCCTTGTTGGAGAAGTCACATGTTTCCACAAATTTTCATGAATTATTACGCAAGAATTTCCAGGATATGAAACAATCGACCAACAATATGAAGCGAATCACCAAGCTCATATCATCCTTAGGATCAGTTTCAGAGTTACAGACGGACAAAATGGGTAACCAGACAGGTAAAGAGCTGCTGGAGaattttgatcttgatttgaatgTTGTAAATGGATTAAAGTCGAGAATCAAGAAACTCGAAAGTCTacttcaccaacaacagtaTAAAAATATTACCAACTGGCCAGTATTTCGCAATGGCAACTATTCTGACAATAGAGTGAGTATGATACTTGATTCCAAAGAGCCATTGTCTGCACCGATTGTGAAGTCAGATCCAACAAAGCTTTTGCAAAAGAGGACTCCTTCAAAGGAAAGTGTATCTTCCAATCAATCTCAGTTTTTAGATTCGTCAGTAGTGGATAAGCACCTTGATAATATTAAATTAAGACGGGCCAACACAGAGCTCACTGCTGAGAACGAACATTTACTCAGAGAGCAAGGTGCCAAAGACGAAACGATATTGCAATTACGACAAGAAATGGAGAAACTAAAGGCGAGTCATGCAAAGGAAGTTGAAAGCCTTGAGGGTAAGTTAGCCCAACATGAGGAGGAGTTTCGACTTTACAAGTTGGAGGGTAAATTAGATTCCAAGGAATTTgagaatttggaaaagaagttggaaaaTAAGGATCAAACTATTACTCAACTTAAAAATAGAATTTCAACCTTGGAGCAAGAACGAACAAATCATGAACAAGAAATGGCCAGTCTTAGTGAGACCATCACCATTTTACGAAGCGAATTAAACGACGCTAATCGGATGAAGAATGATTTATTATCAAATATGTCATCTAAAGAATCCGAATTTGCACAAGAGAGAACTACAAACAAGAATGAGCTTACAAGAATCAAATcgaaattggatgaagttAATGAAGATTATGAGAATCTAATGGAGTTGACTCAAGTTAAGCAACAAAAACACGATCAAATTgctaatgaattgaatactGTGGTTGACACTTTAATGAATAAGCTTAAGTTAACATCGGAGAgtttttttgaaacttttatCGAAATTTGTTGCATCTTAGAGTCAATGGGTctattgttgataaaagaGGATGGTATCTTCAAGATTAAACGAGTGAAGGGGTTGAAATCGAAAAAGAGTACTGCAAATTTGGAGGATGATGTATCCTTCGTTTCTGTAGCTGCAacaccaacttcaaaagtgattgaagatattgaaacGTCAATGAAATGGACAGAagaaatatcatcatcacccTATCTACCACCAGACAGTTCTTCCGATGATAATGAGATTGCAAATGTCGAAAAGTACAATGAAGAATCAGAGAAGCTAATATCCAGATTCAATAACATATTTGGTGGTGAGAAACCTCAATTTGACTTATTTATAAAGCTTATCAGCTTTAAAGATAATATTCAATTAGCCGATGAAAATTCAAGCAGTACAGGATTCTTCCTCAATGCTATATCCAAGAGATTTAAAGATGTTGAAGGTTTCGCTAAACGTCAAACAAAGGAGAATAAATTAAAAGATCAAGAGATTAGGAAGTTGGCCTCACGGAACAAACATAAgatttcaatcaattctttccaaGAAAATGACTTGTTATTATTTCTTCCAACTAGGGATGATAATGTCATGGGAAATCACAACGAAAGTATACAGCCATGGGCTGCGTTTAATGTCGGTGCACCACATTATTTCTTAGATACTTCTaatttgaacttgaatGGTAAAGAATGGATCATAGGAAGAGTTCAACTGATTAAAGAGAATAAAGTATCACCTGAACAAATAAAGTCGTTGGAGCATAATcgatttcaattgagtcTAGGAGTTACATGGTACATGGTACAAGTAATTGAAGATAAGTAA
- a CDS encoding Prs4 protein (S. cerevisiae homolog PRS4 has ribose phosphate diphosphokinase activity, has role in 5-phosphoribose 1-diphosphate biosynthetic process, fungal-type cell wall organization and localizes to cytoplasm) yields the protein MHTYQQNSIKLIAGNSHIQLCEKVAAKLGIDIARVGAFQYTNTETAVAIGESVRDEDVYILQTGCGETEINDFVMELLFMINACRIASARRITAVIPSFPYARQDKKDKSRAPITAKLIANLLQTAGCNHVITMDLHASQIQGFFSIPVDNLYAEPSVLRYIREKYNKDDIIMVSPDAGGAKRVASLADKLDIQFALIHKERQKANEISRMVLVGDVTDKICILVDDIADTCGTLCKAADVLLENNAQKVVCIVTHAILSKNAIEKLNNSKIDKLVCTNSLPIQDKLAKCPKMETLDISATLAEAIRRLHNGESVSYLFNHVPE from the coding sequence ATGCACACGTACCAACAAAACTCCATAAAATTAATCGCGGGGAACTCCCATATTCAATTATGTGAAAAAGTAGCTGCCAAATTAGGCATTGATATTGCCCGCGTGGGTGCATTCCAATACACAAATACCGAAACAGCCGTGGCAATTGGTGAATCAGTTCGCGATGAAGATGTATACATTTTGCAAACTGGTTGTGGAGAAACCGAgatcaatgattttgtaatgGAATTATTATTTATGATTAATGCATGTCGAATTGCTAGTGCTAGACGAATCACTGCTGTCATCCCTAGTTTTCCCTATGCTAGACAAGATAAAAAAGATAAATCAAGAGCTCCAATAACTGCCAAATTGATTGCTAATTTGTTACAAACTGCTGGGTGTAACCATGTTATTACTATGGATTTACATGCGAGTCAAATACAAGGGTTTTTTAGCATACCTGTGGATAACTTGTATGCCGAACCCAGTGTGTTGCGTTATATCAGAGAGAAATATAATAAAGACGATATTATTATGGTGAGTCCTGATGCTGGTGGTGCTAAGCGAGTTGCCAGTTTAGCCGACAAATTAGATATTCAATTTGCATTGATTCATAAAGAACGTCAAAAAGCCAATGAAATTTCACGAATGGTTTTAGTTGGTGACGTTACTGACAAGATATGtattcttgttgatgacaTTGCTGATACTTGTGGCACATTATGTAAAGCGGCTGATgtgttgttggaaaataaTGCACAAAAAGTTGTCTGTATAGTTACTCATGCCATATTGTCAAAAAATGCCATTGAGAAATTAAACAActccaaaattgataaattggttTGTACAAATTCGTTACCTATTCAAGATAAGTTGGCTAAATGTCCCAAGATGGAAACTTTGGATATTAGTGCTACGTTAGCTGAAGCTATAAGAAGACTACATAATGGAGAAAGTGTTAGTTATTTATTTAATCATGTACCGGAATAG